Proteins encoded together in one Papaver somniferum cultivar HN1 unplaced genomic scaffold, ASM357369v1 unplaced-scaffold_21, whole genome shotgun sequence window:
- the LOC113339796 gene encoding F-box protein SKIP8-like, with the protein MDDHKPFILTSISFQVAFFFTIFCILFGFFWFNKEKTKKKKCCDCDCSKKISEEEEEEEEEGHKGYLNGGGEMPVRVTEGAGGGGGGGGSVSMMEQLVPEITTHALSYLDYPSLCRLSMTNSSMRKAANDDSAWKMLYHKDFTAEQDSVMPVNGWKAYYAATRAIMNINAEFFNIIRDRSVPGMGAFWLNADYVKCIHTSGEVFSGYDAVMESWQLTFNWGQGVAFQIRDVKTRVFTDIAWVTMKTYVDDPNSGPFNVTNVYEFHKGQWYLVHHHCSVILIGAEADQQNVFG; encoded by the exons ATGGATGATCATAAACCCTTCATTCTCACTTCAATTTCATTCCAAGTAGCGTTTTTCTTCACGATTTTTTGCATTTTGTTTGGGTTTTTCTGGTTTAacaaggagaagacgaagaagaaaaagtgttgtgattgtgattgtagtaagaagattagtgaagaagaagaagaagaagaagaagaggggcaTAAAGGATATTTGAACGGAGGAGGGGAGATGCCAGTTAGGGTTACAGAAGGagcaggaggaggaggaggaggaggagggagTGTTTCGATGATGGAACAGTTGGTGCCGGAGATTACAACTCATGCTTTGAGTTATTTGGATTATCCGAGTTTGTGTAGGCTTTCTATGACTAATTCTTCTATGAGAAAAGCTGCTAATGATGATAGTGCTTGGAAAATGCTCTATCATAAG GACTTCACAGCGGAACAGGACAGCGTGATGCCAGTAAATGGATGGAAGGCATACTATGCTGCTACTAGAGCAATAATGAACATCAATGCTGAGTTCTTCAACATCATAAGAGATAGATCGGTTCCTGGGATGGGTGCTTTTTGGCTGAATGCAGATTATGTAAAGTGTATTCATACATCAGGAGAAGTTTTCTCAGG GTATGACGCTGTTATGGAAAGCTGGCAACTTACATTCAACTGGGGCCAAGGGGTTGCCTTCCAGATCAGGGATGTGAAGACACGCGTATTCACAGACATAGCTTGGGTTACCATGAAAACTTATGTCGACGATCCTAATAGTGGGCCATTCAACGTGACCAATGTTTACGAGTTTCACAAAGGGCAGTGGTACTTGGTTCACCATCACTGCTCTGTGATACTAATTGGCGCGGAGGCTGATCAGCAAAACGTATTTGGATAG